attacttgTCCGTCTGTATTAttattcttgtttgtttttttaggaAGTGGCAAAACGCTTGCATTTGCAATTCCAATGATTCACTCTGTGCTGCAATGGCAAAAATCAAATAGCTCAACAGTCGGAAATGACAGTGTTTCTAAAGAGTCCCATCAGCATCATGATGAAACAAGATGGGAAAATGAGGATGAAGCAGAAAAACTAACCCATCAGCAGTTTGAAGATAGTGGAGATGAAGATGATGCATCTTTCACAACAGGCTGTGTGAAGGTGCTGGAAAATTTTGAATTTGATTCCGGTGAAGAGACACATACTGTTGGCTCCCATAAAAAGAGACCTCTTTTAGGACTGGTCCTTACGCCCACAAGAGAATTAGCTGTACAAGTAAAACACCACATTGACGCAGTTGCAAAGTTTACAGGTACGTCGGTCCCACGGGCCATGTCCCAGATTACGCTGGGTTTGGATCTTGACATTAGTGTTGAACCAGAATGTGTGCCACGGTTTCTTCTGCATCATAAAATTGGGATGGCTTTTGAAGGGTTAGGGTTCATAGTCACTAATACTTGAGAAATGCATTAAGATTCTTCAGTGAGATGCATGTGGAAGTAAACAGTTAATGTgggatattttgttttaaaatgtttcttccttCAAATAGCTATTGTCTTGTGCTTTAGCAACACTGAATCAGTACTAGATATGCAGCCACAGCTAACTTTGTCCTGGGTTTGGATGATGTAGGTTATATataaaaaatcatttaattatatatatttttatatatgtatatttcataatttccttttttgacaGATATATCAATCTATATAGATAACATAGATATAGATATACCTATGTATATCATTTTGCTCTATCTATCAAAAAAACAAATTACGGCCATAAATTTTAAGGGTAGAAGGCATTGCTGGATTGTCTGACTTCTTACAGCAGTCAGGCCACAGCATATTACTGGGTAACATGCCTGATGAAAGCAATTCCATCctgttcctttctcttccaaacCAGAGGTCAGGACATCTATTAAGTGAATGATTGAGGATGTGAAACTGTTCAAGATGGGGAGAGTTGGGAAACAACTCCCCACTTCTCCAATAGTAGTAATTGTTTATTTATTGAAGAGGATGTGTAGCGCAGTGAACTGCTTTTAAGCACATCTTCCTTTGGTGTCTATACATCCTGCTGTGCTCATCAGCCTACAGCTGATTACAAGGCTAGTTTTAACTCCTAGCCTGAAATAATCAATTTATGTCACTACAGTTCTGATAGGAGTAGTGCTATTTGTGTGTGAAAATCTGATGCCCAAGTGATGTATAGTTGCTgcagcaggaaataaaatatgttttgatgTGGGCTTGCTTTATTGTCTCAAActcactttgaaaaaaatccccacctgGAATCATGGGGTTCCACAAGTAGTAGGGAAGAGAGATCTGTGATAGCTTGGATACTAGAGGAATCTTGCACAGTAGCATTGAGTTTGTCATGGGCCAGCATATTCTTTGAAGAAGTAGGGTGAAATAAGCCGTGTGTGGAGTCTGTGCTTCCAAAGGTAAACTCCTTTTAATACCTGAGCAAATTGCTTAAAGCTAACTTAGGGTCTCTGCACTACTGTGCAGTCCAAAGAATCATTAATTGGGAGTATTCTTGTTAGGATTGCTCATAGCAAATAGGCAGTTATTAGCAAGACAAGCATTTCTCAGTCTTATTCTTGGAGGGGCCTGGTGGTTATTCATGTTCATGCAGATGTAATTGACAAAACATGAGATTCTGAAGTACAGGTAAACAAAGCTAACAACTATGGAGGACCTACGTGATTCTTCCTGCTATTGGAAGACTAAAAGAAAGACTACTTTATTTTTGGCATCTAACTGTAATGaggatttttctgtaaaattgaGGGCATTGCTGCATGTTCAATGTTGTATAAAACCCCTGAAGTTCCCTGACCAAAATGTTTGCTGAAAGTTGCAGTATAgacttttgaaaatacttctttgaGTGGATGTATGTAAAGACATTCACTGATAAATTAgtgagataaaaacaattatttatatGTTTTAGGCATTAAGACTGCAATTCTAGTTGGAGGCATGGCTTCACAGAAGCAAGAACGTGTGCTGAATCGAAAGCCAGAAATTGTAATTGCAACCCCAGGCCGTCTGTGGGAGTTAGTTAAAGAGAGACACCCACATCTTTCAAATCTTCGGCAGCTCAGGTAAAGGTGCCTTTTAGACTAACTGCTGGATGCTGAACTGGGCAACATTGCATACTGATTGTGTTTACTAACTGATTAAATAATTTAGACTGTGTAAGATCActtatttcttttcaagagTGTTTTATTGAAATGCACAGTGGTTATATTGATGGAATGAAATGTCAAGTAAAGCCAGTAGCAAAaaccttatttttcctttagaaacctgatttttcaaaaagaaatgtggaAGGCTGCTGTAGCTACCCCAGCATACCTGGTGTTCATTTGCGGTTTACATGCAGAACTTCCCTTATGTGTTCAGCAGGAAAAGTTCTTTTGAAGTGTATCAGATTTGTATTTATCTGTACAAGTGTATTTTTACTGTGTGTTTCCTATTTGACAGGTGCCTTGTGATTGATGAAGCAGACCGAATGGTTGAGAAAGGTCACTTCTTAGAGCTGTCTCAGTTGCTGGAAATCTTAAATGATTCACAGTATAACCCTCAACGAcagacttttgttttttctgccaCTTTGACTTTAGTCCATCAGACTCCCACAAgagttttacagaaaaagaatgctAAAAAGATGGACAAGAAGACGAAACTAGAATTGTTAATGGAAAAAGTAGGAATAAAGGGCAAACCCAAAGTGATAGACTTAACAAGGAAAGAGGCTACTGTTGAGACTCTCACAGAAACCAGAATCCACTGTAATACAAATGAGAAGGACTATTATCTCTATTACTTCCTTCTCCAGTATCCAGGAAGAACCATGGTCTTTGCAAACAGCATAGACTGTGTAAAACGCCTCAGTTCTCTCCTCACAATCTTAAATTGTGATCCTCTTCCTTTGCATGCCAACATGCACcaaaagcaaaggctgaaaAACCTGGAAAGGTTTGCTGCGCGAGAGAGGTGAGTTGATTTTCTACTTCCTagtagagaggaaaagaaattgtgtAAAGGGTAGTGGGGACAGGAAACAGCTCTGTTAGAGTAGGAGCAGGTTGGGGGAGTTAGCTGGGGATGCAAGTTCCCTGTTCACGAGTCCAGGTTATTAATGATTAAGGATGAGGTTTCACAGGATGGTTGAGGTCACAAACTGGAGCAAGTTCAGTGGAAGGCCACCAAGATGGTCAAGCAGCACTTCCCTGCAAGGGGAGAGGCTGAGCCCACTGGGTTGACACCACCTGGGAAAAAGACTTTGTGGGGACCTAATGGGAGCCTTCCGATGTCTTAAAAGAAGGTTAAccaagaagatggagccaggctgttCACAGTGGTGCGTGGTAGGGGGATGAAGTGTAAGAGGTGGAAGTTGAAACGAGAGATTCAGGCCGGGTGTGAGAAAgagctttttcctctgtgaggacagtcaggcattggaacaggctgctcgTTCTTGGAGCTTTTCGTGGCTCAgttggataaagccctgagtgACCTGGTCCAACCTTATAGCTAATCCTGCTTTGAggaggaggttggactagagacctcctgaggtcccttggAAGCTGAATTATTCTGTGGTCTGGCAGCTCATTGCTGCTGAAGGAGGTGTCACTTGCCTTGTTTTCAGCCATATGCTTTTATAACCATCCTGCACACCTCTCTGCCCCTGtgccctggctctgcagctCATTTGATCCTTCTGTAAATTGGTTCATCTCACTAAGCCATCAGAAAACTAACCACTTTTTGCTGGGTTAGGGTTTTGTTGGTTTAGTTAGATGAATTAGCTTCCTGAAGGTCAAGGTATCCTAGAGCAATGCAAGAGAAGGGGCAGTTGTGACCTTCAGCAGCAGTGGGCAGTCAGATTTACCCAGCTAGGCCTGTCCTGCCATTGTAAGAATTACTGTTTCCTGCTGGCTTTGGGATGGCCTTTGGGAGGGGTTGGTGATCTCAGTACTTGTGTACTCCAGAAGCCTCACGTTTTAGTCCTGCTGTGAAGTGCTGCATGCTGTCTGACTGCGTGGGAATTTTTACCTTGATAATAAGACTCAGGCAGGGAGAACAGAGGTTGAATTGCCGTGATAGATCTGCAGTATCTCTTGGCAAAATGTAGTATCGATAGCATTGGCCTAGGCCAGAAGGGGCATTTTCAGAGACTGCAGATTTTCAAGGCCAAAGGAAATCTAGGAGATCTGTCACAGCCTTCTGCAGATTGCAAACCATAGaactttctgtttgtttctcctTTGAACTGTGTATGCAGTCAGATGccataaaatttttaaaaattcctgttACCTACaagtaaataatttcagttgctgggagatttatttaaaaagaattgttCCATACCCTATGGAGTCTTTTGTCTCTGTAATAGACTGTTTATAtaaaagaattacttttttgaGTAGTTCATCATTTCTAGGGGTAAGGAGAAATACTATTTGTCAGAACAGAATCCCTCCCTTTTATATTTCTAGCTTTCAGTTTACTGAGAGAACTCATTTGAGTGCAACTTGGTAGAAGATATTTCAGCCTCAAAAAGCTGTTAATTAAATCTATACtgttaataatgtatttttgtcAACTGGTGAAACTTGTAATAACCTTTCTGTCCTGCCAAAAGATCAACTGTGTTGTTAATGGTATGGTCATATCAAgctaaagatatttttaaaccCAGCCTGAGCAGAGCACTGAGAAATGTAATGAAGGGGAGCATACCCCCCTGCCAGGTGGTTGGATTAGGTCATTGAATAGTGATTTGCACTAAGGTTCCTGTGAACTGGGAGAGAACAAAAGCATAGGAAAACAGGATCCAGCAAGGTAGTGAGTTTCTTTATTGGAAACAGAATAGACCTGCTGAAGgtaacatttgcatttttttctttaagaattgCTGTTTCAAGACTGCCTCTGGCAGTCAAGTTTCAAGACTGCCTCTTGGCTATCGTTTTCTGTAAGGGCAAACAAATAgcatatttccagcagatgatATAGTACAAATCTGTTCCTTAAATTGCTGTGGTAGAGTTCTAGGTCACTGTATTTTATGTTCCTTGGCAGATGGTTTACTCTTCAATTTCATGTTCattaaatattaccattttctCAGCTGTGTCCTCCTGACAACAGATGTTGCAGCTCGTGGTCTTGATATTCCCAACGTGCAGCATGTCATCCACTACcaggttaaatatttttaatgtttttgcttttactgttctggttttgaaatAAGCTTTTGCTGATCCAAACCCTGAACGCAATAAAGCTGTGATTCTTGGTCCTGTGTGTAATATAGTCCCGAGTACAGAGATTTAATCATTATTGATTTAACTGTCCTGTAGTGCTTTGTACTTAAGGATCTCATTGCTGTAGTGACTGACTGTGGTAGGTAGCACTTCATGAATGTGTGATTATAGACGAGAAATGACATAACAGATACAATTATCCTTACTTGTTGCTTAACTTTAATATCCAAAGTTGTCACATGACTCAGCCCTATAactcttctctgcttctctttttcctgctttgcaaATGAAATGACAGAGGTTCAGAAGTTAGGAGAGACTCAGAAAAGATTATGCAAGGAAGAATACTGGACCAGAGAACAAAAAGTGTCTCCAGACATCCATCTTTTACTTTTATCTTCAGCTGTGTTACAGCTGTAccatgtgtatttaaaaaaatattttctggcaACCTCTTGGCTAAAGCATGACAGGTGGCTGCTAGCTTTCCATGGCCAGCTTCATGGTTTTTCTGAATATTTGCAGGTCCCTCGTACTTCTGAGTTGTATGTACACAGAAGTGGCAGAACAGCCCGAGCTGCCAACGAAGGCCTTAGCCTATTGCTGATTGGCCCTGATGACTTGAtcaattttagaaaaatttaTAAAACGTTGGAGAAGAGTGAAGAGCTGCCATTTTTCCCAGTTGAAACCAAGTACATGACTTCTATCAAGGTAAAGAAACACAATCTCTTTGCAGCCTGAGTAGTTGCTTGCTTACTTATATTACTGCATTACCCATCACATTCTTTCCACATTTCAGATGAAATTTACTCTTCAGGACGTGGATTTGAAAATTGAGTTAATCACACtatctttttttaagcaatattTGTGATTTCTCCTCAATAACTGGCCCAAGAAGGGTgttcaaataaaaacatcacTTACACTTTTCTTGCACTTTGTTATGTAGAGCTTTTCATGACTAGATTCCAAAAACGGTTTAGGGAAGTGAGTATATTTTGTGGCTGGGGCGCTGGGATGGCTCTGTTAAGTACGTTGGTTAAAGCCTCTTGTGTTAAGAACAGTCTAGAGAACAGTAGCAGGTCCAGGGATCTTCAGTGGTcttcatctgcctcttctcaGTTGAAGTAATGagttctctgcttttctgaaagttCCCTATACTGTGAGGCCACAACTGCCACTGAACCCTGTCAAACCAGGTATGTTTACTTTTTCTAGGTTATTGCCTGTTTTAAGGAGAATTCAGTCATTCACTAACTCAGAAGATAGCCAATGGTTAGGATTTCCCAAACAGTGTATTTTAGAAAGCATCTAGGCAGATTTTTGACTTCTCGAATAAAGGGCCATTTCATGTCTCAGCATTCTCTTAACAGTTTGGGTGACATCAGCCATGTAAAATGGGACGTATTTAAATACTGCATTTGAAAGGAATCCACCTGGGGTTGGAGTGTCTGAATATTGCACAGTCACTGAGAATGGGAGAAAAATGCAAGCACTCAGATAATGCAACAGATATCTTCCTTAAAGTATTGTGGTTCATGCTTATCCAGTTGGCCCGGACTGAGCCCAGGGTCTACCCCTGTGGCGACAGCGGTATCCTCGCTTTGCGAGTAATGTCAGCAAGTTTCAAAGCCCAGGCTTGCTGCAAAGGGGGTATTTAGCATGAATCTTTTAGCAGATGGAGCCttctgaaagaggaagaaaatcaaataaatgcTTGCACAGAATCAGTTTTCTGTTCTTGGTGGTAACaaagagaattttatttttttaattctttttttccatctttccccTCCGCCCTTCTCCACCTGCCAAATGTTTCTGGTTACTAAAAGAAATCTGTTGTTTTTAGAGTGTttcttcagaggtcccttctgtGTTTCTTGATAAGTAGCTCTTGGCTCTTACAATCCTCTATCAATTAATGGGCAAATAAATATTGTTTCCTCACTTAAATTTTCCTGCCACCATCTCACGATCTCTCCTATCCATAATAGGACTCCTCTCCCAGAAGAAGTCATCTTTGTAATTGTAATTACAGGACTCCAGCCTCCTAGGCCCTTCACATGGTCAGGTCTCATCTACGCTTTACCCTAGGCTTAATCACAAAGCCATTGTAGTTGGGACTAATACTGCTGCTGGTTCTTTATGTCTGTCCCTTTGGCACCTCCTTCCCTGGTTCTGCATGCCTTCATTCAAGTTCAGGAAGAGCCTATTGAGAGGAATAGAATTGGTGAACCAGGGTAGAGGAGAGACCAAAAGAGGACTCAAGTTTTACAAAGAtggaaaaactatttaaaatttctTGTAATGATCTAAGGAGAAGTGTCTGACTTGTGTTATTAGTCAGCTGTAATttaatttcctctctttctctgcgTTTTAATTATCCTGGCAGTTCTGGCTGGTGCTGTTACTGTGTAGCACCAGACTGTTCTGTTGGGGTGGCCAGGGTGTCCTGCACAGGGTTTGTTTTGTGCAACCGCAGGCACATGACAAACAGCAGAACTTGCTGTTGACTTGATTATTATTTACTGTGGgtgcagattttctttctttaatgaattatttaagACAGCTTGACCCAGCTGGAAGACTGCAGGTCAGGTTAGGTTTGCTAGACACCTTTGTTCCACCTGTGTGCAGCTGGGAAGAAGGACAGCACATTTTGTCCTGTGCCTAAACAAGATCAGgtgcatttctgaaaacatgagTAGCTTCTTCCATATCGTATGCAGGAGCTTACTTCTTCAGAGTGGGATGAAGCTAACAGCTGTCCCTTATTGCTGAAACTGGTAACTTTAAGATCCAGCTGTACTATGTAAATATGTAACTTGGAAATGATTGGTATCTGAATCATGATTTGTCCTTGATGTCTCTGATGTGTTTGTCATGATTCGTTTAAAGAATGAGGAGTTAACATTCAGGCATGTTTAATAGTTGAGATGTTTCAGAAGTCAGATGCTATCATGGATCTGAAGAACGAAAACACTTTAGGAAGTGATGACA
The Gavia stellata isolate bGavSte3 chromosome 7, bGavSte3.hap2, whole genome shotgun sequence genome window above contains:
- the DDX24 gene encoding ATP-dependent RNA helicase DDX24: MKPRKGGRFKSSFKLKRKGIEVTGKWKTVQIDPNLFSDEEFRDLVCLEELTEYKLVSSSEVGKVKEKKRKAESVSEEGNEEEEEPVVPPKKKKKNKDLRSKPDKTSDPNASEVDVPVDKETECNEIIEAANCEDHGHVPESTSSTKDDPKKKKKKVAKNKASQAQEALPSVSTKKVKNWTTEVLSASTDHKADVSAWKDLFVPEPVLQALSYLGFSAPTPIQALALPSAIRDNMDVLGAAETGSGKTLAFAIPMIHSVLQWQKSNSSTVGNDSVSKESHQHHDETRWENEDEAEKLTHQQFEDSGDEDDASFTTGCVKVLENFEFDSGEETHTVGSHKKRPLLGLVLTPTRELAVQVKHHIDAVAKFTGIKTAILVGGMASQKQERVLNRKPEIVIATPGRLWELVKERHPHLSNLRQLRCLVIDEADRMVEKGHFLELSQLLEILNDSQYNPQRQTFVFSATLTLVHQTPTRVLQKKNAKKMDKKTKLELLMEKVGIKGKPKVIDLTRKEATVETLTETRIHCNTNEKDYYLYYFLLQYPGRTMVFANSIDCVKRLSSLLTILNCDPLPLHANMHQKQRLKNLERFAARESCVLLTTDVAARGLDIPNVQHVIHYQVPRTSELYVHRSGRTARAANEGLSLLLIGPDDLINFRKIYKTLEKSEELPFFPVETKYMTSIKERMNLARQIEKTEFFNSRAKQHNSWLQQAAEALEIDPDDDMFMGKKSSEQEESQKQKMLKGMKKQLKHMLSQPLFKVLMKTKYPTQSGKLLLPQTSVGISESALGTVSKQQAKKKKSMKLN